Proteins from a genomic interval of Spirochaetia bacterium 38H-sp:
- the rplQ gene encoding 50S ribosomal protein L17, translating into MKHKVSFNRLGRRSAHRKAMIRNMLTSFFRYERITTTEAKAKEVRRFAEKMITRAKVDSVHNRRIIAKHIKDKAVLAKLFTDIGPRFSSRPGGYSRILKLGQRYGDAAEMVILELVDRKEKEEKSDKKKAKAKPAAKEEAKKEEVSSAAKTEE; encoded by the coding sequence ATGAAGCACAAGGTAAGTTTTAACAGGTTGGGACGTCGTTCTGCTCACAGAAAGGCTATGATAAGGAACATGCTTACCTCTTTCTTCAGGTATGAGCGTATTACGACTACCGAGGCAAAGGCAAAAGAGGTAAGACGTTTTGCAGAGAAGATGATAACCAGGGCCAAGGTTGATTCTGTTCATAACAGAAGGATTATTGCCAAGCATATAAAGGATAAGGCAGTGTTAGCTAAGCTGTTTACGGATATTGGTCCGCGTTTTTCATCCAGGCCCGGCGGTTATTCCCGTATTCTTAAGCTTGGTCAGAGATATGGTGATGCTGCTGAGATGGTTATTCTGGAGCTTGTAGATAGAAAAGAGAAGGAAGAGAAGTCGGATAAGAAAAAAGCAAAGGCAAAGCCTGCTGCAAAGGAAGAGGCAAAAAAAGAAGAGGTTTCTTCCGCCGCCAAGACAGAAGAATAA
- a CDS encoding DNA-directed RNA polymerase subunit alpha: MARKNLLKGFVRPESITVEHQESTPNYAKFVAYPFEKGYGTTIGNSLRRILLSSIQGYAVSAVRITWYDKDEVAHVLSSEFEQIPGVVEDTVEFLANLKLLRVKLPDDEEEKTVFLEFKGPGEITGANFETDSVEVLNKDLVIMTLMDDAHFDIEMQVNLARGYVSADQHKSYIDVAGTIPLDSLYSPVKRVKFEVENTRVGHRSDYDKLIMEIWTDGSISPVDALGEAAKLAKEHYTVFINFDEDEIEQIDKVDEEEEQLNRLLSTPIEELELSVRSSNCLKNANIRTIGELVAKTEDELSKTRNFGKKSLMEIKEKLAEWNLTLEMKDRAAYKAALEKIKIPSINKEEKED; the protein is encoded by the coding sequence ATGGCACGTAAAAATCTCCTCAAGGGATTTGTCAGGCCTGAGAGTATTACTGTTGAGCATCAGGAGTCTACTCCTAATTATGCCAAGTTTGTTGCGTATCCTTTTGAGAAAGGATACGGAACAACTATTGGTAACTCACTGAGACGCATACTACTTTCTTCTATCCAGGGATATGCTGTCTCTGCTGTGAGGATAACGTGGTATGATAAGGATGAGGTTGCTCATGTGCTTTCCAGTGAGTTTGAGCAGATTCCCGGTGTTGTAGAAGATACCGTAGAGTTTCTTGCTAATCTCAAGCTCCTTAGGGTCAAGCTTCCTGATGATGAAGAAGAAAAAACAGTTTTTCTAGAGTTTAAGGGTCCTGGTGAAATCACTGGAGCTAATTTTGAGACTGATTCTGTTGAGGTTCTCAACAAGGACCTTGTTATTATGACTCTAATGGATGATGCTCATTTTGATATTGAAATGCAGGTTAATCTCGCACGAGGTTATGTTTCTGCTGATCAGCATAAAAGTTATATCGATGTTGCGGGTACCATTCCTCTTGATTCTCTTTACTCTCCGGTAAAGAGAGTGAAGTTTGAGGTCGAGAATACCAGGGTTGGTCATCGTTCTGATTATGATAAGCTGATTATGGAGATATGGACTGATGGTTCCATATCGCCTGTTGATGCGCTTGGTGAGGCTGCTAAGCTTGCCAAGGAGCATTACACTGTTTTTATCAATTTTGATGAGGATGAGATAGAACAGATTGACAAGGTTGATGAAGAAGAAGAGCAGCTTAACAGGCTCTTGTCGACTCCTATAGAAGAACTTGAGCTGTCTGTTCGTTCCAGCAATTGTCTTAAGAATGCAAACATCAGAACTATTGGTGAGCTTGTTGCAAAGACAGAGGATGAACTTTCCAAGACAAGGAATTTTGGTAAAAAGTCTCTTATGGAGATAAAAGAAAAGCTTGCGGAGTGGAATCTTACTCTTGAGATGAAGGATAGAGCGGCATATAAGGCTGCTCTTGAAAAGATAAAGATTCCCAGCATAAATAAGGAAGAGAAAGAGGATTAA
- the rpsD gene encoding 30S ribosomal protein S4, whose amino-acid sequence MGRYIGPQCRLCRAEGRKLFLKGEKCQSAKCPIALKRPLPGKGLNARTKKPSNYAIQLREKQKLKRIYGMSETQFRRFFSMAEKMAGKTGDNLVTLLECRLDTVVYRMHFASSRKQARQIIDHGHVLVNGKKVNIPSYLVKEGDKIEIKEKSKKALLFKENLKEYTRSGVMPWLEVDPDNLSGLVKLIPQRSDVVDLADIKEQLIVELYSK is encoded by the coding sequence ATGGGAAGATACATAGGACCACAGTGCAGACTTTGTAGAGCAGAAGGCAGAAAGCTTTTCTTAAAAGGCGAGAAATGTCAGTCGGCAAAGTGTCCCATAGCTTTAAAGCGTCCTTTGCCAGGAAAGGGACTCAATGCTAGGACAAAAAAGCCGTCCAACTATGCTATTCAGCTTAGAGAGAAGCAGAAGCTAAAAAGAATATACGGAATGAGTGAAACGCAATTTAGACGTTTCTTTTCTATGGCAGAAAAGATGGCAGGAAAAACAGGTGATAATCTTGTTACTTTGCTTGAATGCCGATTGGATACTGTAGTTTATAGGATGCATTTTGCTTCTTCTAGGAAACAGGCCAGACAGATAATTGATCATGGCCATGTTCTTGTTAATGGTAAAAAGGTAAATATCCCTTCTTATCTTGTTAAAGAGGGTGATAAGATAGAGATAAAGGAAAAGAGTAAAAAAGCTCTGCTCTTTAAAGAGAATCTGAAAGAATATACACGCTCCGGTGTAATGCCTTGGTTGGAGGTTGATCCTGATAACCTTTCTGGATTGGTTAAACTGATTCCGCAGAGGAGCGATGTTGTTGATCTTGCTGATATTAAAGAGCAGCTGATTGTTGAGCTATACTCAAAGTAA
- the rpsK gene encoding 30S ribosomal protein S11, producing MAKRKEKKTVYEGNVYIQATFNNTIITVTDLQGNAVSWASAGGLGFRGAKKSTPYAAQVTCETAVKKAMDHGLQEAHVYVKGPGVGREAAIRAIGAIGVRVKSLHDVTPIPHNGCRPRKARRV from the coding sequence TTGGCTAAGAGAAAAGAGAAAAAAACCGTATACGAAGGAAATGTCTATATTCAGGCTACCTTCAACAATACTATTATTACTGTTACCGATTTGCAGGGTAATGCTGTATCGTGGGCAAGTGCTGGTGGGCTTGGCTTTAGAGGTGCTAAGAAGTCAACTCCTTATGCAGCTCAGGTTACGTGTGAGACTGCTGTAAAGAAGGCAATGGATCATGGATTACAGGAAGCTCACGTATATGTTAAAGGTCCTGGTGTAGGTCGTGAGGCTGCGATCAGAGCTATTGGCGCTATTGGTGTCAGGGTTAAGTCTCTGCATGATGTAACGCCTATACCTCATAACGGATGCAGACCAAGAAAGGCAAGAAGGGTCTAA
- the rpsM gene encoding 30S ribosomal protein S13 yields MARIAGVDLPNKQIQIALTYIFGIGHSSAKKICEMAEIPYDTKVADLSSDQVNKLRHIIENEFTVEGRLRTQVSLNIKRLMDIGCYRGLRHRKGLPVRGQRTKTNARTRKGKRKTVANKKK; encoded by the coding sequence ATGGCTCGTATAGCAGGTGTGGATCTTCCTAATAAACAGATCCAGATAGCTCTTACCTATATTTTTGGTATAGGTCATTCTTCTGCAAAGAAGATTTGTGAAATGGCAGAGATACCTTATGACACTAAGGTTGCGGATCTTAGTTCTGATCAGGTAAACAAGCTTAGGCATATTATCGAAAATGAGTTTACTGTAGAAGGACGTCTTAGAACTCAGGTGTCATTGAATATAAAGCGTCTTATGGATATAGGATGCTATAGAGGTCTCAGACACAGAAAAGGTCTTCCGGTAAGGGGACAAAGGACTAAGACTAATGCTCGTACCAGAAAAGGTAAGAGAAAAACTGTCGCAAACAAAAAGAAATAA
- the rpmJ gene encoding 50S ribosomal protein L36, protein MKVRVSVKKICDKCKIIKRRGVVRIICENPKHKQRQK, encoded by the coding sequence ATGAAAGTAAGGGTAAGTGTAAAGAAGATTTGCGATAAGTGCAAAATTATAAAAAGAAGAGGGGTTGTAAGAATTATATGTGAGAACCCCAAGCATAAACAAAGGCAGAAATAG